The following proteins are encoded in a genomic region of Cryptomeria japonica chromosome 11, Sugi_1.0, whole genome shotgun sequence:
- the LOC131860279 gene encoding UPF0481 protein At3g47200-like, with amino-acid sequence MAMSESSCVIQVGYELTINEEDMPDVSSARIFRVPRLRRDSIDRLHSPHLVSIGPFHYGKKELQGMENSKSEAVRRMQKRIHRSNPDASIKSIVEEFILLKDNKIRKFYSEHIPVTSIELAWMVTRDACFIYEFLVNYIKVSRNAHHSYETQVSQFEYVECFYEEESAFKWKYDSVFNVDLQNPMRERLMTDILLFENQIPLWVLKDLLKFQTGSAESAKQKVEHLMSMLLWRATRHEVFMWKARVSYNMYSKNHVLEVVYRSMAGSDVEELLDSPPSSRNRMQICLEKCFGSMKAICRRWYNLCFLNSSSNKSPGNAVDMVYLKLPTAMELVRGGAKIQPVLFEDIKRAVSQDPTRSMDYCSVIRWIRFDEKTSTLYLPQFRVTSEAHILIGSIIAMEAAVGGYSTKPMTQLALLIEELIDHEDDIAVLRNAEVFHNFLGSNKQVAEHFILAQGITHVCGCKPIDDVRVRLHKYNRRKYKKLWSEFVGAYLSKPWLLAGSMAAVLLILMTVAQDFCLFLTCNRYSS; translated from the coding sequence ATGGCAATGTCAGAGAGTAGCTGTGTTATTCAAGTTGGGTATGAACTGACAATTAATGAGGAGGATATGCCCGATGTAAGTTCTGCTCGGATCTTCCGAGTGCCAAGGCTACGGCGAGACTCCATAGACCGTTTGCACagtccacatcttgtttcaatcgGCCCTTTTCATTATGGGAAGAAGGAGCTGCAAGGCATGGAGAACTCCAAATCTGAGGCAGTTCGAAGGATGCAAAAGAGGATCCATAGGAGTAATCCAGATGCGTCTATCAAGTCAATTGTTGAAGAATTCATACTGCTCAAGGACAACAAGATAAGGAAGTTCTATAGTGAACATATTCCCGTTACTTCTATAGAACTAGCATGGATGGTAACCAGGGATGCATGTTTTATTTATGAATTTCTTGTTAATTATATAAAAGTTAGCAGGAATGCTCACCACTCATATGAAACTCAAGTATCTCAATTTGAGTATGTTGAGTGTTTTTATGAAGAAGAGAGTGCATTTAAGTGGAAGTATGATTCAGTTTTTAATGTCGATCTTCAAAATCCCATGAGAGAAAGACTAATGACTGATATACTTTTATTTGAAAACCAAATACCTTTGTGGGTTTTGAAGGATCTCCTTAAATTCCAGACGGGTTCTGCAGAATCCGCAAAACAAAAGGTAGAACACTTAATGAGCATGCTGCTTTGGCGAGCAACCCGACATGAGGTTTTCATGTGGAAAGCTAGAGTTTCTTACAACATGTACAGTAAGAATCATGTCCTCGAAGTAGTCTACCGCTCCATGGCGGGCAGCGATGTTGAGGAACTCCTAGATTCGCCGCCTTCGTCTCGCAATCGCATGCAGATCTGCTTGGAGAAATGCTTTGGTTCAATGAAAGCCATTTGTAGACGTTGGTATAATCTTTGTTTTCTCAATTCCTCCTCAAATAAGAGCCCTGGCAACGCGGTCGATATGGTGTATCTGAAGCTCCCAACAGCAATGGAACTCGTGCGCGGAGGAGCGAAGATCCAGCCAGTTCTCTTTGAAGATATAAAAAGAGCAGTCTCGCAAGATCCAACTAGATCGATGGATTATTGTTCAGTCATTCGATGGATAAGATTTGATGAGAAAACATCAACGTTGTACTTACCACAATTCAGGGTCACGTCGGAGGCACATATATTGATAGGAAGCATTATTGCCATGGAAGCAGCCGTTGGAGGGTACAGTACAAAGCCAATGACTCAGCTTGCCTTGCTTATTGAAGAGCTGATAGACCACGAGGATGATATTGCAGTGTTAAGAAACGCAGAGGTGTTTCACAATTTCCTCGGAAGCAACAAACAAGTGGCGGAGCATTTCATTTTGGCTCAAGGGATTACCCATGTCTGCGGCTGCAAACCAATTGATGACGTCAGAGTGAGGTTGCATAAGTACAATAGAAGAAAGTACAAGAAACTCTGGAGTGAGTTCGTAGGTGCTTATTTGTCTAAGCCATGGTTGCTTGCTGGGTCAATGGCCGCCGTGCTGCTAATTCTGATGACAGTAGCGCAAGATTTTTGTCTTTTTCTCACTTGTAACCGCTATTCCTCTTGA